The genomic DNA TATTGCCAAGATCACATATACATAAGTGGAGAGACTATTGCCTACTATTTTGTCTAAAGGGAAAGAAATCTTTGGAGCATAAGGTATTATTGAGTGttttttactattaataaaaagttattaCTCAGTGGaaagagagtgttttttttaataatcttttgagacttcaattttcaattttcgATTTACAATgtgtataaaattaattagtggaAGTTGAGAGCAACATAAAGATATAAgtctttaatttgtatataattagGTTTTCATCCGCGGTTAACCGCAGAACTAATTATAAATTAAcgaatttaaataataatttttaatttatttagtttttaaattcccaattaattaaattttatataattaatttataattttgtttagaatatttattcttcttcttacgttttatacaatttataacctaattacgttaaatttgttattagataggatatataattttaaaatacttagttttgttttctataattaaacagagggataggcctatatggtatgttagtgtatatttttatgtgaacgcatttttttttttggaatattaagaatgtgttgtagtatgtgtaatattttgtagttcatatactaaataatttataagttaattttccaaactatgactacaaatctatatatagtatatgaaataaactaatagttttagtgttagTTCTATAATCCAAtcccgccatgctaggcggatcacacaacatgtttaaagatttttagtccgcaaaaactcatcacaCGAAACccgtaaaagtaaaatatagtatgtgaggctaaaagtcactttttatcaaatcagtttttcaaatttttaaagaacaatacctcttcactcacctccttataaaataaggaaaaaaatctgtatacatttacaattatgtttgttaccttttaaaacacttagtttctattaaaaaaaattaaatataatagagttaatttgtttattaaattaattatttaatgccAATGGCATGCCTGTAATTAAGTGCTaacttcatgatttattttataaatgtctccaaatatatatatatagatgttaatattttttcgtgattttatatagaaaatataaatttttactttGTAATAAGATTTATAGAGCATCaaattaatctatataaaattatttttttatgtaaattattcTCAGTTATTTCTTATGTAAATTAATGTCtcataaaaatttgaagaatAGTAATTTTTAATCTCCAAATAGAAAAGGATATTTAAAACCGatgtcatttttttgttttaagatatTTTCTCATATCTTATTAcaagtttccaaaaatttttATCAACGAATTTAAgataatttctatatttattatattcagtTAATTACTTCTGGATCACTACCTTCTCTCTTCCTAAGGGTTGCATTCGGCAAATTGAGGCTTCAATAACTTTATATTCTAAACTaaagaataacaaaacattagATTTCTGgacaatatacattttttttttggtcaacaactATATACATTTAAAATCAACGGTTTGATATCGTTCCTATATTATAATAAAGTAAACATAAAACACAATTATCTATAAATTTATGGACTATATAATGATagtacattttaaaatattaataacttaCATAGTTAATCTATTGTACAAATtacaatttactttttttttttttttttaaatatagtccCGCGGTATACAGCGGGTGAACATCTAGTTAAACATCTAGTTCATGTTTAAAAAGCTAAAACTAGGCTTAAATTAGGACAACTCAAATTGCTCCCGAGAGTACTGAACAATTCTATAAGTATATAAAACATATCCATAGAAACtgagagaaaaatacaaaatatttatccAAATAAGCCAGCCAAAAGGAGATACACTACACGAAACCAGTAGAAAGATACACTACACAAAACCAGCCAAAACCATTCTATTTGTTAAGACTCTGTTCTCTGGGATCATAAAACGCAGGTTCTACTTGATTCAATTGAAATGGTACAAAACTAGCTTTGCAACAAGGGTTTCACAACCATCCTTTTGCCAAGGTCAAGCAGCAACCTTTAACTGAAAAAGCAATATTCTTGTTCTTAACTCTTCCACCTTGATCTACCATCAGAATATCAAATTTAAGAAATCTCTGTTTTGGATTAGTATTTATTAAAAGATTCTGCAAATAACAAGACTATCTATCATCCACCCCCTTGCTGAATGTGCCACACGAGAAAGCTTTTTAAACGCATATCAAGACTATCTATCATCCACCCCCTTGCTGAATGTGCCACACGAGATAGCTTTTTAAACGCATATCAAGGAGATAAAGATGCTAGTAAGAAacacagaaaagaaaagtaactACTCTGCTCTTATTCATGTTAGCAAAACATATATCTTACATGAATAAGACAAAAAAGGGACATGCGAGAGATGGTCTTAACCTATGGCCGGATGACTAACATATAAGTATcttattacataaattaaaaaaaaaggacatgGGAGAGATGGTCATAAGAGCACATGATCTCCATTACAGTTGCATAAGCTTTACGTCCTCCACATGGTTGAGAAAGGTGTGGACTCTAAGATGGTTAAACACATCCATTCCTTGGAATTCAACTCTTATGACTGTGTTCCTCTCGGAATTGTAGTAGAAAATTACCATGGTATTGATGATCTGCAAATAGATTCTTCTTTGATAACACCAGAAACAAGCAAatggaaaaatacaaaagttgatgtccacaaaaaaataacgatatgattttgttaaaaatgttgTCCAAAGTTAAGGTcgaaactttcaaattttgtggGTTTCAATTTGATTTGTGCTAATTCATTGTCCATTATGTTATTAACATTATGTTATGAACATGGTCATTTTTATGGacattttaatttctttcgTACGGAATTCGTAAGACCATAAACTCGGGTTTTAATACGTGTATCTGGATTGAACCATGGATCCCAGATACGCCAGCACGGCCACCCCAAAGTTTAAATAATGAGAGAAATCCcttgatttgtgttaacaccttgatagattttaacacaaaaaagtggaaaattgaACGTCTTCGGGAACTCTTCCCCCCGAAAGAAATTACCCTTATTTTGGGGATTAAATCGAGCTTGAATGCCTCGAGGGACGGTTATTCTTGGACTCTGACAAAGTCTGGAAATTATACCGTTAAATCTGGATATGAAGCCGCGAGAGCTATCTCTCGCCCTGCTGGTGACCTCCCTTCTCAGGGACCTAGGTGTTACAACACTTAAGGCgcaagcatggaagttaaaaacatcacggaAGCTTAAGCATTTCGTGTGGCAATGTGTGACTGGGTGCTTGGCAACATGTCAACGCCtgcattatcgccatattggtagagataaagtttgtcctagatgtggagcggaggaggaaactataaaccatatgctatttgaatgccCCCCAGGCCCGTCAAGTATGAGCTTTATCGAAAATCCCCTCCCATCCTATGGTGTTCCcttcatcttccctatatagcaacctcgattttctatatgggCGTGGTAAAAACTATGGTGCAACTGATTAAAACTTGATAACGTTCCCGTGgatgatgtggtacatttggaagggaagaaataagaaagtgtttgaaaatatctctgaatatccgcaagatacactggagaaagctatccaagaagaagaagtttggagaagagaaaataacaGAGACTTAGCACCAGCGGTAGTAGAAGCAAGAATACCTATGATCCCAATTCCTCAAGAATCTCTTGTATGTtttatagatggatcttggcatacagaggtggataggagtgggCATGGCTGGATTGCATCTATCGGTGATAGAATCCTGCACATGGGACTAAAATGATCGCGCAGAAGCTTATCCCCATTGcatgcagagttagatacccttatttgggctatggagtgcttattagcgttggacttggataaagctctttttgttacggattgttcagacctcctaaggatgacgtctaatatcgaggattggccgaccttttcatcagaattgaaggactttattcatttcagagatagatttgctagttttagtattaaatatattccccgagaggataatatccgtgccgataaacttgcgaaatgtgcaagagctcgaggtttctgtttttcccatgtaagctcgtTGGTACCTAATTGGCTCTCTCTCGAAGAGAGTCatctccgataacttaatatatggggtttgatcgtcaaaaaaaaaaattgacattttgattatatatattgatgtggTCACAACTTTGAGGATATGCTTGGATGTTCattaaaatgttttgaaaaaattgaaacaaaaaagttttgatttaaacaaataataaatgaagTTCGTTTGTTCAAGTTATAATATGATttctactaaaaaaaatatttaggtttaggtaagttttgttaatttatgtcaaattaaatttaggatttaagatttagagtttatggTTTAGGATTAGGATATAGTGTATGGTTAAACTCTTttgagtttaaagtttaaaattaggGGGACAATACTCTCCCCTAGTATAATTGAGTTTCATGTTTAGTATAATTAGTTTTAAAGATTAAGGattgtgttttttaatttagtgtTCAAGGTTTAtgagcaacaagaagaagattgagtATGAATATGTTAACATACACAAATCATTAATCTCATACGACTTAATGCATATATACaattaatacaattaaatatgATTTGATGCACTGGTTTTTAGATGGTGCAAAGGAGAGAACGGTAACTTTGCAAGATAATTTTTTGGAGTGAATATTGCAGAGAAAAAGGCAATATATGGGAATACACGATCTTGTCTTGTGGACATCAACTTTCACAGAACAtaattttgtgtaatttttGAGATAACATGTTGACACGAGCTATATAGTAGTAAacaccattgatgcatatccaCAGGCGTTGGGGAAATGTGCAAGCTGATTGGCTGCACAAGATATCTCATCAGGACTTTGATCAGGAGAATGGTGTGAGGAGAAGAAGACCAACCTTTGGTTTGTTTCGCAAGCAAACAACAGCTGCGGGTGAGCTGATGATTTGGTAAAGAACAACTCCGTGAAATCTGGAAGTCTAAGTATGATATATTCGATCGTGTATTGCGTCCTCGGGAAATGGTTAGACCATCCTCCGAGACGTGCCACCGCCGTGATTTCATGGTGGAGATACCGAGTTTGCAATCTCCATTTCGAAAAAATGATTTgttcatgcttttttttttgtttaagggaAACCCCTATTTAGCACAAAATTTAGGCCTAAATATCGGAGGTTCGTTAAAGCTGATCTAACTTTTTTGGTTGCGACTTGTTTTGTATAATGAAAATAATCTGAATGTAATAAGATGTGGTTACAAAAGGTATGATACTAGTTAAAGGTCAAATCAGAGTGTGATAGGTAGAGATGAGTTTTAAAAAGCAAAGATTAGCTTATTAGAAGTTAGAACAATCTTTTGCTCTAGATCGAGTGTATGAAACAATTTTGTAAAGtgataaataagataataagattcATTAAGCATCCACATAAGTTTCACAACATCACAGATTCACCGGAAACAGAAAATACATTCCAACAAGGAAACAAAATGATAACTTACCCATGAGATGCGGAGATATAACGAGTCAAGTAAGATTCCCATGGTCTTTATGATGAGAACTTTTAAAGAGCTATGTTGCACAATCTTCAAGTTATAAATTCCTAAAATGCTCGAATAAGCTCCACATTCTCCACATGATTTGACAAGTCGTCAACACTATAACAATTAAACTCTTCCATTCCTCTAACTACAACTCTTACGATAGTCTTCTTCTCGACATTGTAGTAGATAACATAGAAAGGAGTATACACAAATTTCGGCACAAACACAAATTCATTTGTACCAACCACTCCAAAAAAGCGTAATTCGGCCCCCTCAACTACATGCTGCCAAACAGGAGGATATAATACATAAACATGCTTTGACCATTCCTTTTTTTCCAAGTCTTCGAGAACCCACAGCTCAAAACTTGTATCTCTCCTATCAAAATATTTAGACATAAGGGAACCTAGTTTCCCATTGTAATTTATCAGAGTAGTTGCACCTTGCATCGGTCCACTGAAGTTCAGAAAGCTGAACTTCTCAGAAGTAAAATCAATACAAACTACCATTATTGATTGATCATAGGACCTGTCGGCCGCACCTAGATAGTAGAAAACACCGTTGATGCATATCCCTCCAGATTTGGGAAAATGGGGTAAGCAACATTCGACCATTCTCAATGATGGTTTCCCAATTCCTAGTGTCAGAACTTGAAACTCGTCATATCTATCATAATCTCCGCATACACCTGACATGTTAGCGGACAATACCTTGAACTGTTTCTTAACTGGATCATACCCCATAAACTTAGTCAGCCCAATCATATTGCAATTGGGCTTCACTACCGGCTTCACTTCCGGTAGAAGTAACGATTGTCCGGTGCTGGGGTTAAATAGCAACGACACCACTCCTGAAGGATGAGCATTTCTCTTGATACCTCTAAGAAGGACGAAGCCGTTACTAATACCAACGATATCATATAATTTGAGGGAATGGGTAAAACGACTGGCGGCTACAGCAAAGGACGAGTTATCTACGGGGTTTTGAGGATGCtgtaaggagaagaagacgaacccAGCCTCCTTGTTGCGGAAGGCGAACAAGAGCTGCGGGCGGTCAGAATAAGATCTGGTCAAGTACAGCTCCGTGAAATCTGGGCGGCGTAGTACGGCGTTCCAGAGCTTCGACACGCAACGACATCTCGCTATAGATTTCGCCGGCAACCACGAGAATATCTCCATCACGAGTTCGATTGAGATCGGCAACGAGTTTCCTCTTCCATTTACAAAGGTCATCGATCGCGTATTGCGCCGAGAAATGTTCTGACGCCGTGATTTCATCATGGTGGAGAGACACTGCGGTAAGAAGAACCCTAGACCCGCCTCAGATTCTTCAAtgtacaaaaacaacaacaaaaaaataatgtagtCTCACTTTGCCCTAAACACGCagtataataaattttagggtttatctaAAAATCTTTGGTTAAGAGAAAGCCCATCTAGCCCAAACGGTCTAACATATTCATTCACcctcttataaaataaggaaataaaacatgtatatattattttaaaattaaaaatttaaaccgctcttttataaatccaaaccgatatattatttcattctaattgtaaaatctaaatcttaatcatctcatttgtaaacccaaaccgacctataatttcgttctaattataaaatctaactttaaccatcttatttgtaaacccaaaccgacatataattttattctaattgtaaaatctaaaccctaaccatctcaatTGTAAACctaaatcgacatataattttattctaattgtaaaatctaaaccctaaccacctcatttctaaatccaaaccgacatataatttcgttttaattgtaaaatctaaaccctaattctcatttataaacccaaaccgatatataaccttgtttaattgtaaaagtatacaaaatttgtttccttaattttttttgctttttaatttaattttgatttatttttaaataaaatattagacagaacattctgattggttgagaggagAGGGGGTGaataggggtgaacctaagtatttttcttattgtATGGGGTGGACATTTTGGTTAAACTTCGGGTTTGggttgggttcggttcggttcggttcggtttattcggttttcaTAAATCTCTAACCAAACTCAACTAAAGTTAGTTtcgtttggtttgtgtttgggtCGGTTTATGttcagttcggtttggttcggatCGGTTGTAGTTTGGttcaagaaaaatcaattaatgtaaCAAACAAACTCATTGTCCTTTAATATCCTAAAATAATCAACAAGTTATAAGTTGAATAATTCAAATAAACCATGAAaaggaaaacctaaaaaaaaccaACCATATTATAATCAAATACCTAATAAGTAGAAGTTTAgttgaaaagaaaattgaaaaaaaccaGCAACAACAGTAACATAACAATCTTTCGTGAGAgcagaaaagagagaaagtgaggACTGAGGAGCTATATATAAATTTGCTTTGAGGTCTGTAGAGTTTTACACTTAATAACATAGGGTTAGAAACAATTAAACCCAATTctacattaatttatttattaaaaatgtaaaaaacaagaaagaaatcaaacGTGTGTGAGAGGGAGCAAATGCAATCGTGGGTAGTACTCGTGAGATTACATATTTCCAAATCtaataatactccctccgtttcaaaatataagatgtttttagaaaaaatttttgtttcatgatataggatgttttcaattttctatgcaacttttagattagtttagtattttatattatgcagtattgtttctgattggttgaacttgttaaaaataaagacttattaatctgcgtgttttagttaaaacatcatatattttgaaacagagtgagtattaattaacataaacaCTCGAATCGTTAAGACCTAACCGAATGATTTGAGTGTATATTtaggtttggtttgggttggtttgaaTTCGgttgttttggttggtttgattCGGTTAACCACCCCTATCTATACCTTTTGAtgtcaaagaacaaaagagaggatcaattaaaacatttaattgaCATTCTATATGCCCAAACTTTACTTTGTGTATATACGAAGATGTGATGTAAAgcactgtttttatttttcctctgtATTTGTGACCGTATTTTTAGTTTCCTACTGATGATATGAGTGTCTGTCTTGCCAAACATTTTCTTCTTAACCAAGCACTTCGCCTTCTCAGTATATATTTTTCACCCATAATCTTTTTAGGCTAGGAGTGTACTGAACATATTCTGTTGACTTTAGtgttaaaacatatatatccataaaagaatcccaaaaaaaaaaacagaatataatCAGTCATCCAAGAAGCCAAAAGGAGATAAACTACAAGACACGGACTGAAATAAGATCCCATGATCCTCATGATGACAACTGAAGAGCCTTAATTCTAGCTAACGTTACAAAATCTCTTTTAAGttacaaaatcctaaaaaactGTTATGTTAAAACTCTTCCATTCCCACATCAGTTCTTCACGTGCCAGCACATTACTCATGCTTGTTCGCGCTTTTCTTTCTCATATTACATGCCTTAGAGAACCTATCAGATGCATATccctttatcacaggaaacaaaACGTACTAAAGTCCAATAAGCAAACAAAATGATAACTACTACACATGGTCATTAATCCTTGTGATGAGAGCTTAAAAGAGCCAAACTAGCCATGTTACACAATCTCAAGTTACAGATTCCTAAAATGCTCGAATAAGCTCCACATTCTCTACATGATTTGCAAAGGCGTCAACTCTATAACCTTCAAACGCTTCCATTCCGCGGACTCCAACTCGTACGACAGTGTTCTTCTCGACATTGTAGTAGAAAACATAGAAAGGATCAGACAGTGTTATCGGGACAAACACAAATTCATTTGTACCAACCACTCCAGAAAAGTGTAAGATGGTCTTCTCAACTACATTCTGCCAAACAGGAGGAAATACATAAACATGATGCGACCATTCCTTTTTCTCCAAGTCTTCCAGAACCCATAACTCAAAACTTGTATCTCCTCCGTCACAAAAGTCAGACGCAAGCGAACCTAGTTTGCCATTGTAACTGATCAGAGCTTCTGCATATTGCATCTGCCCACTAAGGTTCAAAAAGCTGAACTTCTCAGaactaaaatcaaaacaaactagTACATCCTTTCTAGAAAACATGTTGACACGAGTTGTATAGTAGTAAacaccattgatgcatatcccttCGGTTCGGGGTAAATGCGGTCTGCAACATTCGACCATTCTCCAAGATGGTTTTCCAATTCCTAGTGTCAGAACTTGATACTCAAATTTCTGAAAATCTCCACGTCCTTCATCAGACAAGGTAACGGACAATACCTTGAACTGTTTCTTAACTGAATCATACCCCATACAAATAATCATCccaatcctcctcctcctggcCTTCACTGCCGGTAAAGGTAACACTTGTCCGGTGCTGGGGTTAAATTGCAACGACACCAACCCTTGCTTTTTCATTCCCGTGACACCTCTAAGAAGGACGAAGCCGTTACTTGGACCAACGATTCCATTGAGACAAGGGAAATGGCTAAGACGATTGGAGGCTACAGCAACGGACGAGTTATCAACAGGATTTTGAGGCTGATGTGAGGTGAAGAAGACGAACCCATCCATGTTGCGCAAGACGAACAAGAGCTTCGGGCGGGAAAAAGATCTGCTCAAGTACAACTCCGTGAAATCTGGGCGGCGGAGTACGGCGTTCCAGAGCTTCGACACGCAACGACATCTAGCTATGGATTTCGCCGGCAACCACGAGAATATCTCCATCACAAGTTCGATTGAGATcggcagagaaaaaaaaatagaattatgtttttagggtttgagcatatgaaatcgatttggggggAAATACCTCTAAGGCCAACAGTGTCTTTCGTTTAAGACAAATAACCCAcgtgtttggtttaattaatcCGGTTTAGAGATTCCGTTTACCAAATTAACGTCTATTAAGTCGGATGTTTGATTCGACAAATCAATATAACATAACGTTTTAAATAGcatcaaaaaaataaacgaggtatttttattccattgggtattaaactttcaaataaaaataacatggggtattttttggcatttttccctaTATGTAAGCCTACTTAaccattgtttatttttgtgacTTAACTATCAGCTAGTGACAAAAGAGTGTCTTGTTTGGTTAATGTCTAGCTAAGCAAAGTAATTAAGAGTTGTTGGTGTTTCAAGTGATGTCTTATTGTTAAGTCTCTAGACTCTCAAGTAATCGATCAAGTGTGGTATCAAGTGGTATAAGTATGTGTAAGTTGTGTGTCTTATAAGAACTATTCTTGAGATCCCAAAATAAACATCTACTTCTTAAAAAGTATTCTCGAATCCTCATGAGAAACTGATCATCATGTTCCTAGTGACTGAGGGGGTCCTAGACACTCTAAGATCCTTTTTCAAACCTGCTCTCATATCGAGTTAAGAGATAGATAAATAGACACGTCCTTTTGCACTGATCGGGGGTGTTCGTAGTGACTGAGGGGGTCGAAGATCAAGAAGTGAGTTATTTATCAgtcaattattatttatacGGCTAGATCCAATCTTCTGGTCCCTgcggaaaagaaaaagaattttacGTTCTTCCTTTCGGGAAGGGAggattagaaaaagaaaaatcctatTGATCGCAACTTTCTCAAGACCCCAGGAAAAGCATGAAAAAAAGGCTCGAACGGTACGATACCTCCGTCACCCATAATGAAAGGGCTGATCTTGTAGTTCTTGGTCTGTGAAGATACGTTGTTAAGTGCTccattttatttttgcattgaGGGCGAACCTAAACCTGCGCTCGAGAAATAGCTGTCCATACAATGATAAAGGATGTATGGATTCTTGAGAAGAGAGGAGCCGTAGTAGTCCTCTCCGGATCGCCCGGATCCCTCAAGTGAATAGAAAGTTGGATCTACATTGGATCTCACCTGAATCGCTCCATCTATCCTTCTGAGGAGAAGTTTGGTTTCAAACCTCGGTTCAAACAAGAGGAGTACGCCATGCTAATGTGTCTTGGATGATCCACACCTCAGGATCAAGCGCTGATGAGCATATTGAACTATCATtggtatatttaaaaaaatggacCCTTATttgcatatttaaaaaaaaaaaaaatggacactagttttagttttaaaaatgacaaaaaataaatggaCCTTTTGCAAATGCACTCCTCAGCACATGTGTAGAGCCGACTTTGGGTGTATTGTCTCATCAAAATGCTCCATGTGAGGACTGAGGATAGTAGATATTTTGACTAAACCTTTGTTTCTCCCACAATTTTAACATCTTAAATTCAAATGAGTCTTCATAATGTATTTGTCTCATCTTAAGGGGACTATTGGAGTAGGTAAATATGTTTTCGGTTTACTTTGATTAAGTTAGTTGGTAAACATATTGAAAgagatgataataataagagTTTAGTGTTGGTCGTCGTCgacgagtttttttttgttttttttgctattcaATTCTCCCCTAATTAGAGTTAGAAACTTTTCTTCACATTTTGCACGCacttttctattaaattctAGATAAATGATGTTGCTGAAGAAAATTACATAACATCGAATATCTCTTAGATCGGTTAGTTCTAGAATGCGTCACATGCAATGATGGGAAAGTACGTGCTGACTGTGTGTATAAATTATTTCAGATAAGAGAAGAAAGATTGCAAGGGGTGGGGCAGTGTCTTAGCCGTGAGTATTCAAGGGGGAAATCAGTATAAGACTTTTTGGaggttttgttagttttttctACTTTATAGTCCTCATAAATTGTCCTTGTTGTCGACATTAGTACAACAGAATGTCTTACTTATGCAGGGGTGTAGAGCCATATTGATAGACAAAGATAGGAAACCAAAGGTATAACaaatctcttcatttttttttttaatgtatgcaaatatatatttcatgtcATACTAATGACAAGGTCGTATTGCTGAAATTATAGTGGGAGCCAAGGCGAGTAGAGGACATGAAGGATAGCATGGTAGATCAGTATTTTGAGAGAATGGATGAAGAGGAGGGATGGGAGGATCTTAA from Camelina sativa cultivar DH55 chromosome 7, Cs, whole genome shotgun sequence includes the following:
- the LOC104704294 gene encoding putative F-box protein At3g23960, which encodes MEIFSWLPAKSIARCRCVSKLWNAVLRRPDFTELYLSRSFSRPKLLFVLRNMDGFVFFTSHQPQNPVDNSSVAVASNRLSHFPCLNGIVGPSNGFVLLRGVTGMKKQGLVSLQFNPSTGQVLPLPAVKARRRRIGMIICMGYDSVKKQFKVLSVTLSDEGRGDFQKFEYQVLTLGIGKPSWRMVECCRPHLPRTEGICINGVYYYTTRVNMFSRKDVLVCFDFSSEKFSFLNLSGQMQYAEALISYNGKLGSLASDFCDGGDTSFELWVLEDLEKKEWSHHVYVFPPVWQNVVEKTILHFSGVVGTNEFVFVPITLSDPFYVFYYNVEKNTVVRVGVRGMEAFEGYRVDAFANHVENVELIRAF
- the LOC104704293 gene encoding putative F-box protein At3g23960, producing the protein MTFVNGRGNSLPISIELVMEIFSWLPAKSIARCRCVSKLWNAVLRRPDFTELYLTRSYSDRPQLLFAFRNKEAGFVFFSLQHPQNPVDNSSFAVAASRFTHSLKLYDIVGISNGFVLLRGIKRNAHPSGVVSLLFNPSTGQSLLLPEVKPVVKPNCNMIGLTKFMGYDPVKKQFKVLSANMSGVCGDYDRYDEFQVLTLGIGKPSLRMVECCLPHFPKSGGICINGVFYYLGAADRSYDQSIMVVCIDFTSEKFSFLNFSGPMQGATTLINYNGKLGSLMSKYFDRRDTSFELWVLEDLEKKEWSKHVYVLYPPVWQHVVEGAELRFFGVVGTNEFVFVPKFVYTPFYVIYYNVEKKTIVRVVVRGMEEFNCYSVDDLSNHVENVELIRAF